Genomic window (Syngnathus scovelli strain Florida chromosome 14, RoL_Ssco_1.2, whole genome shotgun sequence):
ATCGTTAGCTGAGGAGACAACAATAGTAGATatagatgatgatgaagaggaggaagatgaagacgttgAGAAAACAACCTTTGCTGACGAagaggacacaacagtagatgaTCATGACGAGGAGATGGAAATAACAgtagatgaggaggaggaggaagaagctgTTGCTGGCGAGGAAGACGTGACTAAAGAGAAGACAACGccagaagatgaggaggaggaagaaaccGCATTAGATGAGGATGAGGGTGAGAAGACAGCAATTCTGGATAAGGAGGAGACAACCATCACAgatgaggacgaggaggagacaGCAACTTTGGAGGAGGACAAACCTTTTGCGCATGAGGATGACGAAGAGCAAGACCTTCATCATGGCGAGGACGCGGAAgttcctgttcctgttcctGCACACATGAAATATTCCATCAAGCTCCGCCCAGGTacccaatcaaaaaaaaaagtcatttttcattccatcttgcactttttttttcatgttcaaTCATGAAAATGTTCCTGTGTGGTCAAAAAAAGTGACTGTCCATCACATATTTTGCCGTTATTGTGACTTTTGGTTTCTCCCGTTAGCGAACTATTGCATGACTGCTTTGGCACACTTTTACGCTGGATGCAACCGacccaatttattttttattttttttttaaatccaggtTATGGGACTGGCAGCGACCATTTATAGTGTTATTTACAATATTTGGTATTATTTGTATATGGTCGCGCaaacagaaataaataaataaataaataaataaataaataaataaataaatgtgattaTTTTCTATGTTTCAGTTGTCAAACATAAAACCAAAAAACAGCAGACCCCAGCAGTTAAAGTTAAAGGTAATATTGTGACGGCCTTTGTCGATCTCCTGGTTTTCCATCCCAtcacaaatgttctttttattttgaatcggGATTCATATTCCAATATTTATTACTATATGCAGATCttttgaaagaaaagaaagagaagaagATAGATGTCAAGCATGAGCCATCGCTCACCAACAAAACCAGCGAGGAAAAACCAGCAGAGAAGCTCAAAGCCATCACAAAACttcttaagaaaaaaacacaaaaatcaaaAGGTAAGTTAAATTTCATCACCCCATATTCACAGTATTGTAcaatattttataatatttttcAATTCCCCATGCTTAATAATTTGTTTCCCTCACCTTTAGAAGAACCACTGAAGGAGCTGCGAGTAGAAGCAAAGACTCCGGCTAACACAACGGATGCAAAGAAGCCCTTCATAGTCAGGTTCTCCAAAATCAAAGTGCCAAAAAGGGCCGTGAAAGAGAAAGAAGATGTGAGGAAGCCTGCTAAAGAGGAGAAAAAAGAGGAGGAGACCCTTACTgagaaaataaaagaagaaataaaagaGGAGGCGTTACACAAGAAGGTGATGCCCAAAACTCTCAAAGAAGTCAAAAGACCTTCTAGAAAAGAGAAGGAAGTCAAAAAACCTCCAAAAGAAGTCAAAGAGGTCAAAGATCCTTCTAAGAAAGCCACAAAACCTCCAAAAGAAGTTAAAGCACCTTTAGGAAAAGAAAAGGAAGTGAAAAAACCTCAGAAAGAAGTAAAGAAACCATCTGAAGAAGTCAAGGAACCTCTCAAAGAAGTCAAAGAGGAGGTAAAGAAACCTCACAAAGCCGAGAAGGTCGAGGAAATTCCGAAGGAAGACGAAAAACCTCAAAAAGAAGAGGTCAAAGAAACTATGGAGGTAGTCAAGAAACCACCGAAAAAAGAGAAAGACATCAAAGAACCATTGAAGGAAGTCAAGAAAGCTCCAAAGGAGGAGGTGGGAGCCAAAACACTCTCTAGAAAAGTAAAAGAAGTCAAGAAACCTCAGAAAGAAGAGAAGCATGGCAAAGAAACTTTGAAGGAACTCATGATACCTCCAAAAGAAGTTGAGGAACCTTCCAAAGAAGCCAAGAAACCTCCAAAGGATGTCAAAGAACCTTCAAGAAAGGAGAAGGCAGTCAAGAAGCCTCTCAAAGAGGAGAAAGAGGTCAAAGAAAAAGCTGAAAAAGACAAGAAACATCTTAAAAAAGAGAAGCATGGCAAAGAAACTTTGAAGGAACTCATGATGCCTCCAAAAGAAGTTGAGGAACCTTCCAAAGAAGCCAAGAAACCTCCAAAGGATGTTAAAGAACCATCTAGAAAAAAGAAGGGAGTCAAGAAGCCTCTCAAAGAGGAGAAACAGGTCAAAGAAAAAGCTGAAGAAGACAAGaaacatctcaaagaagagaaagaagGCAAAGAAACTTTGAAGGAACTCAAGAAATCTCCAAAAGAAGTTGAGAGACCATCCAAAGAAGTCAAGAAACCTCTAAAGGAAGCCAAAGAACCTTCAAGAAAGGAGAAGGCAGTCAAgaagcctctcaaagaagagaaggAGGCAAAAgaaccttctgaagaaatcaagacACCTCTTAAAGATGAAAAAGACGGCAAAGAACCTTCTAGAAAAGAGAAAGAAGTCAAGAAAGAAGACACAGAGGTCAAAGTAACTACAAAGGAAGTCACAAAGCCGCAGAAACAAGACAAGAAGGTCAAAGAAACTTCCAAGGAAGCCAAGAAACCTCAGAAAGAAGTCAAAGAACCTTCCAAGGAAGCCAAGAAACCTCCAAAGGAACTCAAAGAACTTCCAAGCCATGAGAAGGAAGTCAGGAaaccaaagaaagaaaagaagtcaGTCAAAGAAGTGACTAAGGATGAGTTGAAAGTAAAAGAGGACAAGGGTGTCGTTAGCAAACCTCCCAAAGAACAAAAGCTTGTAGAACCTGAAAAAACAACCAGCAAGAAGCTTCCTAGAAAACTAAGAAGCATCAAAGAAGCGCAAGAGAAACCACCAAAGGAAGGCAAAGAAGACAAGAGGCGTCCTCGGGAAGATGTCGACAAAGCTCTCAAAAAGGAACTTCCCAAAGATGTTGAGAAACCCATCAAAGAAGCAAACGTGTCTTCAGTGGTCCTTCAAGACACTAAGAAACCTCTTGAAGGTGGTTCCGAAGTCAAAGACAAGAGGACGTCTTTAAAAAGATTTTTCAAAATCCACAAAGAAGTCACAGAAGTAAAGAAAGTTACCAAAGATGAGAAAGAAGGCAAAACACCTCCTGAAAAAGTGCTGTTCTTCAGAAGAACGTCCAAAGAAGTTCtcaaaaagacacacaaagaacttAGCAATGAAACTGAAGTCAAAAAGCCGCCTGAAGAGGAAAAGGAAGCCAGGAAACATCTTAAAGAGGATCTCCAGAAACAAGAAGGACGAGATTCCAAGACAACCACGACAAAGACAGAGGAGAAGAAACTACATGAAGAACTTGAAGAGGAGAAAGACGTCAAAAGATCTCTCAGGAAAAAGACAGCGCACCTGAAACCAACCAGACTCCAAAAAGACCTCATGAAACCATCCCAGAAGGTCCATGAGGAGGCTAAACCCTCTGAggacaaggaaaaaaagaaacctcCCAAGGAAGTGTTGGAGGTCCCTCAGAAAAAACAAGTTGACGAATCTTTGGGAGAACACAAACTCATCACGACACCGCTCAGAAAGGAGAGAAAGATTCTGAAACCAAGAGAAGACAAAGACATCCAGAAACCTTCTCAACAAGAAGAAAGTAAACCTTCCGAGATGAAAGAGGAGAAGAAACTTCCCAAAGAAGAGGACAAAGTAGAGACCGGGAGATCTTCAGGAGAGCAGATGGAAGTCCAAACAGTGATCAGAAGACAGACCAGGCCTCCAAAACCTTCTCAAGAAGAAGAAAGTAAACCTTCTGAGATGAAAGAGGAGAAGAAACTTCCCAAAGAAGAGGTCACAGTAGAGACCGGGAAATCTTTAGGAGAGCAGATGGAAGTCCAAAAAGTGATCAGAAGACAGACCAGGCCTCATAAACCTTCTCAAGAAGATGAAAGTAAACCTTCTGAGATGAAAGAGGAGAAGAAACTTCCCAAAGAAGAGGACACAGTAGAGACCGGGAAATCTTTAGGAGAGCAGATGGAAGTCAAAAAAGTGATCAGAAGAGAGACCAGGCCTCAGAAACCGACCCCAATGGAGAAGGAACCCAAATCAACACCTCAAGAAGCCCCAGAGGAGCCTAAACCATCTGAGGAGATTCCACCCAAAGAACCCCTCAAAGAAGCAAAGATACACACCAAAGTAGACGTTGAAGAGAAGAAACCTgccaagaaagaaaaacaaatcaagatgGCCGATGAAGCAGAAGGAAGGAAGTCATTGAAGGAAAAGAAACCTCCCAAGGAGGAAAAACCTGAAGATGTCATTTCCAGGGAACCTGAGAAGCCCTCCAAGCAAAAAACAAAGGAACCCTCCAAAGAAGTTTTGAAACCGTCTAAAAAAGAACCGGAGAAGCTCTCAAAAGTTGTCAAGGTGACCACCAAAGAAGATACAATCGACACTTCCAAAGTGGACAAAGAAGTCAAGAAGACTCCAAAAGAAAAACCTGCACCGAAAGGTAAATTTGGTCAATCGCCAACATAATTTCGACTTTTTGTGGCATCTGTCTGGTTCTTCGTTTTTTTCAGCGGATGTTTCCAAGAAACCTTTCAGGTTCCTCAGAGTCACCAAAAAGCAAATCGCACCTGTCCTCAAAAAAGAACACGTCAACGtgacaaaagaaaaaggtaTGTCAAAACTCTCGAcgcaaaattttcaaataattcctgattttttttttaaattctagaACTTCCCACGGTGAAAGCCAAACCAGAACCCACAAAAAAAGGTAGCAAGTGTTTTCCATTTTATTATCATGTTAGCGGCAGCTAACCACATTAGCATCTACactcatatttttttaatgtgttgccAGAAAAAGAAGTTCCTGCAAAAAACATCACATCGGTGCTGAAGGAGAGAGTTAAAATTGTGCCAATGAAGAAAagtaatttctttctttttatacttttaaaatcatctgaatttatattcatttttaatttctttcaGTTATCACAAGACCGGTAAAGAAAATCCAGGAGACACCCGCAAAAACACGTATGCATATCCAAAGCGGTGACTTACAAAACCttcttagcttaatgctaacgtgCAATGCAAAACACCTAAGACAGGCTAACAAAATTAGCACTGACAGACTAATATCATTGAAGAATattcatgtttttttctgtttttatttaaagCTATTCGAATTCAGACGAAACCCAGCGTGGGCGTCAAAGGTAAGTGTTTCACTAATTCAtaatctaaaaaataaaaattgtccaattttatttttgctgtttgtAGAAGCGGGGATTGCTCCTAAAAATGCAACTCTAGCCAGAGAAAAAGTGAAAGCGGCTCCGCTAAAAAAAGGTGGATGTACAGGCTACTTTTCTGATGCTACGCTAACTCACGCAATAGCATTCCAACGTTGTATTTTTCATAAAcaactaataataatttatctatttatttttaagtgTCTACCTCGGTCGAGAAGACTGactcaaagaagagaaaggcCACATCACTCCTAAAGACAAAAGGTAAATTTTTATTAGACCTCTCTGACAGTGTTTTTGTAGTTTtaattacttttttattttattttattttaacagcAGAGCACAAGACTGCCAAAGAAAACCAAAAGCCCACAACAGTGACAAAAGGTGCTGCGTTTAGGGGCGGTTGTTATTTTCAGTGCCAAACTTGCTATTGATGAATAACATCTCGAGTGTGCTTAATTTCTCTGTTGTGTTTAGAAAAAGTCGTGGAGAAAAAGGCAGCTAAAGACGACCTGCCGAAAGGTACCAAGCGGTTAAATGtatgatttttaattttgattttattaatattaattttCTACTCGTATTCACAGAAGACAGAGTCCTTAAAGAGATACAAGAGAAAAGTAGGTTGAGTCCTTTTAGGGTAcgtcattatttattattatttattaacttGTTGATTTTGTTGCAGATAAATCCTCAAAGGAGGAGGAAccgaaaggtaaaaaaaaataatgcttgaCATAAATTAAGTTGAATGGAGTCAttaaaagtgtttttattttctcagcAGATTCTGATGACTTTATCCCGGAAGGTGAGTATAACTTGCAATAGGTGACAGGATGTGACATCATAAGGTGACATCACCTGACTCCGCCCACAGACGACCTGCCCTACTTCCAGTGTTTCTTCGTGGACGAGGACGAAGCCCAGTTTCCCTTCTACGCGTTCTCGCCGCTGCAGGTTTGAGGCGGAGCAGCTGACGGCCGGCCGCCATTTTAGAGCCCGACTCGACTGATTGGAGCGGGGGATTGTGGGTAATTCTTGCCACAtggaagcagccattttggtcACATTTGGTTGAGCTCTCTTACCAAATATGTGCAGCCAATGTCATtcctttacttttattttttttcttttttttttttattgttaatttattatgaagttatttttttctttctttcttttatattattttatttttcagtaatttttgtagttattttatattctttttattattctctttcattttaatttacttttttttttgacaattggTTGAGGGAGGTTACCGCCCTGTCGGTCCCCCCCTATGCACGCCCCTTATGAGCATGCCACATATATGAGAGCTCCCAAAACATCCGGATGGAAAAAGACTCCCTAAAAAGTCTGATTATTTAATCAGCACGCACGTCTGCGCCAATGTTAACGTTGGCTCGCAGTGCGCCATTTTGTGCTCGTTTATGGTTGACAGAACAAAAACAACTGACTGTACATTACGATGAAGACAATTAAACAGATGAAAAGCACAAAATGGGGATTGGGAGATTTACATATTTctgaagaaaatgaaaatgctGTTTTGACGGAGGCTCGCCTCATTTGTCAGCAGCTAGACGCTAACAGATGTTGTTTGTCACGCTTTGTGACAATTGACGAAGCCTGAGAGGATCATCCTAAATGTaaatcccatttttttttgtaatcataATAAGTGGGACACGTCTTGTGTGAGTTGTATTGTTTTGTTACAAACAAACACTACCGCCAATGCTTTGCAATATTTTTACCGAGATAAATATATTTAGAATGTAATGAAAATTTATTTGTTAGGTTCAAAGCTACCTGAAATCTGCATGTGCGTGTCAGagatttaaaatagaaaaaagggagaaagaatgtgaatataaaaagtctacacacccctcttcAAATGCTACgttcaaaaaaattgtaaaacaaaaatccaCTATTAGTGTgaccaaaaacattttacaacttaattaaaaatgaatggataGAGACCTGGTATTTgaagaggggtgtgtagactttttgtaAATACAATTTTGATCCCCATTGAGGAGGATAATAATAGAACAACAGCACCATTGTGTCTGCTCATTGCGCTTAGATTTGACATTCAATAAAAGAGTCACGCAAGTGTGTCGTCATGTGGAAAGTCTtgattgaacatattcaaagctTTCTGTCTGCTTCGTGGGATTGAGGACCCAAGCGCAAGGAAGCAAGGATACAAGTGGTCGAAGGAGCTGATTGGACGACGCTAACAAGAACAGGGGAGGGAACGCTTAACTAACAAGACATGTAGAAATACCAGGGAAACAAATCAAAGTCCAAATCAAAACCAAACATGACACTATTTTAATCACTTCATACTGAATACAAAAATTGatgtaaaaatatttgattgaaTTAAATTTAGTTTTGATCATTTTTAGGTGATCATTTTAATCATTGTTATGTCAGAGCCAAATATAGAGAAAAAATGATATATTTTGTATCGTGTATTCagccaatcaaaaacaagcgtcTATTTTATGTGGGCCCAAAACTCTGGACCGAGGTCCATGGGTTCACTTCACTCCAAACAAAAAGGGAACTTCTCGCCTGCTAGCAGACACAAacgattttttttgtctattatGGGAACGACTGACTGTTTCTTTCTTAGCTCTCTTGGCTCGTTTTGTGACAACCTTTTGGCAGACTCCATTTTCAATTGAAATCGGAGTTCCACTCCAGTTAGCACACAACCTTTGTTTGTGCATTTAGAGCAAAGTTGGCAGCTAGAAGAACGCAGCTCCTTGTGCGCCGATTCACAATGCTGAGAATGATTGATTGTATTATTGAATTCATCTTAAGCTTGTCTATCAATctattttcttcttttgtgtgtgtgtgtgtcacgcgATTTACCTATGGTTGGTCCACGCCATCGCATGTTGCCTCCACGTCATGACACCATGGCCTAAATCAGATTAGTGACGTCACCGCCTCTATCCTCGTTCCAgcttctgtctgtgtgtgtgtgtgtgtgtgtgtggcaattCTCCAGGGTTCATTCCAGGTCGTTCACGCTGCCCGGTCGCGTTGGACCCTGCAGCTGTCACTTGGCAAAAAGCACAGGCGACACCCTGTGCAGTGATTTTCAAtcagctacacacacacacacaaattgatgtttatctcacctttttttttttttttatgacacacACAAGTGAGGCTTTTATTGTGAATGAAATGACCCCAAATTATTCaacaattattttattaaatgttTGCATGTTAAACATTTTCTTCAACGTAAAAACAGAAGTGCAAATATTTCACGCTCCTGTTTAATAGGTTAAAAAGATCAGTAGGACAGACAATAAAAATAGCAAAGTATTCCTTGCGAATAAAATATTAGAAAATTAGGCTTTCTCATACGTTCGCACAGCCTGGACGCCGTCAAACGTCAAAGTctggaaaaaagaaatacaaatgaagcaaaaaaaaattaagttgcaAGTGAAGAACTAATGACGTCATCTCACCATCACCAGCTTCCCATCCTTGAGCTCTCGGACAAATTTGGTTTCTTTGCCGTCCCACTTTTGCACTTGCACAAATTTGTCCCCTTCCATGGTGAATGTGGACtgtcaaataaaatgtaaagtaTTGTTAATCAAAAAGATCGATTTCTAATTGCATTTTTGTAATGATATTACTTTGACTTTTCGGTCATCAGGCGTGATCTCGTCAAACTCCTCCCCCAGTTTGGCGCTGAGCTCGGTGTTGCGGAAGGTGCTCGTGGTCTTCACGACCACTTTATCTCCATCCTGGCTGATGATCACTGTAGGTTTGGTCACGTTGCCCACTTGTCTTGTGGCAAAGCCCACACCTAGTGGGGATAGATTTTGGAGATGCAAAAAAATTCACCAGAGAAGATGCAGCAACTTGAAATAAATGACTCACCGAGCGCTTTCATATACTCATCAAAATTCTGACTGTCCAGCAGTTTCCATGTAGCGCAGAAAGCATCCACCATTTTTGCAGGTTTTTAGTCAAAATGGATTAACAACATAAACTGACCACGCCACACGAATCAATGGGGTCAGCGTCATTCAGTGAAGTCCGTTTTATATCGACTTGGGCTGGGAGGCGGGCGCATGCGCTGAAGCGAGAAAGCCGATTTGACAGCCCGCTCGTAAGCTCCAAAGgggcattaaataaataaataaaattaacgaGCGCAAACCAAAAGTTTATTCTGGATACTTTTATTTGGATAATACATTTTACAGTAAAACCTATTGAGGAAAATACTCTAAAATATGTACTGATCATTTATCATCAGCCATAATTGTTGGCACTGCTTACAGTGAGATTATTacagcaacaaaacaaaaagatattTTTTCTCCTTCAAAAATGTCAATTACAAATTCACACAGCCCATGCAAGAACATTTAATTTTCCAagataaatatacatatatttacttTTGCAGACCATCacaagttattaaaaaaaacattggttcCCCTGCAAAATACTTTTAAAAGTTTCTTTAAACTGTTTAGccaatgaagatttttttttttcaatacttGAAACCCCCAAAATAATGAAAGGTCAAATCTTATCACAATCAATTTTTGCATCATTTCATGTCCAACTTAATCAAGGCAAGTCTGGAACATGACCGAGACTGAGGCCACAAGACGGCCACATATCGGTAACTAACCGACCCAATCAGAGAAAAGCTCATTCACATATTTATAATTATCTTGCAAATCGGAGATAAATGATCTTAAAAGATAtttaaaaatctaaataaaaaatTGTTGCATGGGACTTTTAACATTTCAGGATTGGTTGGCAGTTTGATGCGCTTAAAAAAAACACGGGGGGAGGTCAGCGGAGGTAGACTGCAAGAGTGAGGTAGGGAGGGTCAACGGCACCGATGCTCGTCAATGTACAGTAAAGGCCTCTTCTCCCTCTCGTTCCCTTTTGAAGCGTAACATCATTATCCTGAATTAAACAAAAAAGTTCCAACCGCATTATGTACAATCTACAGTATTGTTGGTACTTGAGTGGCTGGTCAATAAACTTTCAATAAGCTTTCCGGTTCTTCTTCGAGGATTGTCTCTGTTATGCAACAGGGCGCCACGCGTCAACGACATTGGCTGCGCACTAGTGGCAGTTGCTGCTGAAGACGCCGACATTGATGGATAGCGCCACCTCGGGCCTTTTGGGCGTCTTTGTTTGTGATCCAGCGCAGTTTGAGCCTCCAGCCCGATctctaaaaaaaagaagcccGAAATCAGTATTCAATTCAACATGTCTGACTTCACGGGTATTTTGTAATAGAATAttagggggtaaaaaaaaaaagcacttccatgttgcattaaaaaaatctttacCCTTTGTGTTGTTGCTCTGCTTGCTCTTGTTCGTCCTCCCAAATGTCAAAGTccttgctgtcaatcaaaaGGTTCTGTAAACAGGACACAAAAAACattacaattattttattttaaaaagacttccttttcattcattttaaaatgttctctCATTTGAGTTTTGCTTTACCCTGACGCCTATCACATCGCCATCTTTGAGATGAAACGGTGCTCCTAATAGTGAatctgtctttttcttctttttcttcttggaaACTTGGCTACTCTGTAagaaaaaataaagtcaaattaACAGAATCGATGATTACAGGAATAGACTGTGGCCAAACAAAAAAGGCTTTTTCAAAAGTATTtctttggcgccatctagcggacTCATGGTGGTAAGAGCctgtgttgaaatgagttgagctTCATGTTATGCTTTGTCGCCATCTTGTGGAATCTATAGGGAATTACAAATATATGACTCACCCAGCTGCAGATTTCTTCCCAAGTGTGTTTGTGCGGCCGCTGCTTGGCCAACCGAAGAGAGGCAGCGGGCAAGCCGtagctctcagccacgaaggtACGCAAGCTGGCGGGCGATGGGTCCCTCGAAGCGTCCCAGATCAGCTCCTCTGCCGGATGGTAGCAGCTCTTCCCTGGTACTCCCATCTTGACATTCAGCACAATTTCCTTGGGGCTTCGTCAAAGCAGGAAAAATCTATATTAATTCAATGATGCAATCACACACTAAAATGTAAAGTAAAAGGGAAATTTCTCTCACCTGAGATCTTCCGCTTTTAACAACTGTTGCACACAAATATTTGAACCGCTGGTTATCTTGAGCTTCCTGAGAAGATAGGAGACAAAGCATCAAGTGACAATACCACATTCTAGATCTTCTTTTATTCTTTTAAATTCTATTTGAAAAATTTGCCTGAGTGTGATTTGGTTTCCTCTGAGGATGCGAGCCAGGCTGCGTCCCTCCATCTCCCACGCCCGCAAAAAGTTTGCGGGCGCACACACGTTCTGTAAAGCTGGAAGCGTCAACACCTGATAAACAAATAAGAGACATATTGTTTCCAAATCATGTTTCGGACAAGGCCACTTCATCCAGGACTTTCAGAGCAACCTGAGTCTTGAGGTCCTCCAGACTGCCTTCGACTGATATCTCCACCTGGCCGACACTCGCAAGATCGGATGGGTGAGAATCAGTTTGATCTGCGGCGTGATCCTCCTCAGCTGGGCCGTTGTCAGTGTGGTTCATATCCGTTGCTATGGAAACGGGTCCCCGATACAGCCAGACGGACAGCTCAAGAAAGCCCTAATAGGAGGGGGGGGTAAAAGATGAAGATACTATGGAGGACAAAACATGCACTAATTATAAATACCAGATGTTGGAATTACTTTTGGAGGAAGTCGTCCTTCTGAGATGACGAGTGTTTCTCCGTTGTTTATCTTCAACTCTGACAGCGATGCATCCTGAGAAGGAATGATCCAAAAGTGTCACAGAGGCAACGATTAGTTTGAGAGGATTCTTTCGACACCCACCTCGTCGTTCAGCGGCTCTCCCAACTCCTCACACCAGTCGAGCCTTCTCAAGTGCCAGCAGGTTCCTGCAAACGTTCAACTTTTACAATCAGAAAGTCAAACTTACatggtaaaagaaaaaaaaaagaagtttacCATCGATTCCAAAAGCATTAAGCGCTATCTGCAGACACtgcgaattaaaaaaaaaaaaaaaaagaggttggAATTTGCAAACTCTCCCTAAATACaaatggttcatgaagcaaacctgaagcttcattttccccgtCGGTGATTCTTACCTCTTTAACAGTGCAGGTCTTCTCTATGTTTATGTCCATCTCCAATATTCCAGTAGGTGGCGCTGAACCCAAAGAAAAATGCAGGAAAAGCTGCAaagcacacaaaaagaaattatttttcCAAGGTACCTGCATTATACTCATCAAGAAGATAAACAAACCTGCGAAGCCTCGGGGGCACGTCCCACGCAAAGCATCATGGTGGTCATGAGCCGCACGCCGGCGTCACGCACGCACAGGTCCTCGCTTACTGTTCAAGCAGAAGAGAAGGTGTCACAACTCTGCCTAGTTCAAAGACTGGAAAATTAAAAGGCAGCCGTAGCTTTTAAGAATTTAAtgagggccacaatgacagAGTGAGCGCGAGGGGTGTTTTCTAAATGAGGGGGGAGTTCCCCCGCCCGTGTGCAGCCATGAAGCAACACGCATCAAACACACTACCTGGAGGAAGGAGTTTCCCACTGTTGTCCATCTGTCGCAAGCAGTAGTCTGCACCTGGCGAAGAGAAGATGGAAACTTACAAAGTCCAAATGAATAGTCACTGCGcgtcatgctaatgctaacgccaAATGCTCTTCAACAGTTGTTGACATCAGGTTCTACTTgcctgggagttgaagctccttGATGGCCCTCTGTTTGACCTCACA
Coding sequences:
- the si:ch211-266g18.10 gene encoding axoneme-associated protein mst101(2) isoform X5, encoding MAEGANRAKGPPAAEAGGSIKSKAMMVLNKLRVSVELLVALAALLCWLTVGVVMFDFVEYKAVPDIQHIMSDPLQAAYDAADEVSHLVNKFQECTPDLSDPMSAATYAMDEIAQAKDKFVQYFSDEEDVFYLSYVDPVVIGRGLFHSTNVFVSGLAASLRDTFCAAVDVVLSSITHISKVVCSGQMDLSFMDPVPWCRGVFSCTNDFVCGLLGSIQEFFCGILDSVLDLVKGSVDLSFLDPVAFGRNLVSITNDTVHKMADGLQEVMSVTKGGVVDIVNDIQEAVYFSPSAALNRTAEIVVEQYQMLANAITGVLPNVTFDPAKTVEDAMLELTSKKDLFVAYMSAMIVGKQAQSVAMPPEEIIPEKDKSAAPHSELPMVRRKGEFLPPFAKVAEVTVMMRSDEDLREDKKASQGEGEEEAAEDEEEGQGEEVNEEDGGLKEEKIEAAGVEEVPLDGEEMTPLDADDDAKVESAIEDEETGEQIGEDEELTAAVGDEEKEKSDDIRDQKEEEETPKMDDEEEELTTSADDEDDEEMATIDEEQEETKVEMTAILDHEEEKITEDDDDEKISDEEEEALPSDDDDDEDVVTKEEEEISTIVDVDEDDDKTEDDYDEDDDEEEKTIADEEEEIPTKDDHEEEEEETSTLDETTVDDDEDEAVETVEVDEEEDEDVEKTTLADEEKKTVEEEEEMQEETKEEITTLEEDISTVDEDDKRTKDDYEEEDKTTLAEDEEEILTQDDHDEEEEETLSLAEETTIVDIDDDEEEEDEDVEKTTFADEEDTTVDDHDEEMEITVDEEEEEEAVAGEEDVTKEKTTPEDEEEEETALDEDEGEKTAILDKEETTITDEDEEETATLEEDKPFAHEDDEEQDLHHGEDAEVPVPVPAHMKYSIKLRPVVKHKTKKQQTPAVKVKDLLKEKKEKKIDVKHEPSLTNKTSEEKPAEKLKAITKLLKKKTQKSKEEPLKELRVEAKTPANTTDAKKPFIVRFSKIKVPKRAVKEKEDVRKPAKEEKKEEETLTEKIKEEIKEEALHKKVMPKTLKEVKRPSRKEKEVKKPPKEVKEVKDPSKKATKPPKEVKAPLGKEKEVKKPQKEVKKPSEEVKEPLKEVKEEVKKPHKAEKVEEIPKEDEKPQKEEVKETMEVVKKPPKKEKDIKEPLKEVKKAPKEEVGAKTLSRKVKEVKKPQKEEKHGKETLKELMIPPKEVEEPSKEAKKPPKDVKEPSRKEKAVKKPLKEEKEVKEKAEKDKKHLKKEKHGKETLKELMMPPKEVEEPSKEAKKPPKDVKEPSRKKKGVKKPLKEEKQVKEKAEEDKKHLKEEKEGKETLKELKKSPKEVERPSKEVKKPLKEAKEPSRKEKAVKKPLKEEKEAKEPSEEIKTPLKDEKDGKEPSRKEKEVKKEDTEVKVTTKEVTKPQKQDKKVKETSKEAKKPQKEVKEPSKEAKKPPKELKELPSHEKEVRKPKKEKKSVKEVTKDELKVKEDKGVVSKPPKEQKLVEPEKTTSKKLPRKLRSIKEAQEKPPKEGKEDKRRPREDVDKALKKELPKDVEKPIKEANVSSVVLQDTKKPLEGGSEVKDKRTSLKRFFKIHKEVTEVKKVTKDEKEGKTPPEKVLFFRRTSKEVLKKTHKELSNETEVKKPPEEEKEARKHLKEDLQKQEGRDSKTTTTKTEEKKLHEELEEEKDVKRSLRKKTAHLKPTRLQKDLMKPSQKVHEEAKPSEDKEKKKPPKEVLEVPQKKQVDESLGEHKLITTPLRKERKILKPREDKDIQKPSQQEESKPSEMKEEKKLPKEEDKVETGRSSGEQMEVQTVIRRQTRPPKPSQEEESKPSEMKEEKKLPKEEVTVETGKSLGEQMEVQKVIRRQTRPHKPSQEDESKPSEMKEEKKLPKEEDTVETGKSLGEQMEVKKVIRRETRPQKPTPMEKEPKSTPQEAPEEPKPSEEIPPKEPLKEAKIHTKVDVEEKKPAKKEKQIKMADEAEGRKSLKEKKPPKEEKPEDVISREPEKPSKQKTKEPSKEVLKPSKKEPEKLSKVVKVTTKEDTIDTSKVDKEVKKTPKEKPAPKADVSKKPFRFLRVTKKQIAPVLKKEHVNVTKEKELPTVKAKPEPTKKEKEVPAKNITSVLKERVKIVPMKKIITRPVKKIQETPAKTPIRIQTKPSVGVKEAGIAPKNATLAREKVKAAPLKKVSTSVEKTDSKKRKATSLLKTKEHKTAKENQKPTTVTKEKVVEKKAAKDDLPKEDRVLKEIQEKNKSSKEEEPKADSDDFIPEDDLPYFQCFFVDEDEAQFPFYAFSPLQV